The Williamwhitmania taraxaci genome contains a region encoding:
- the cas6 gene encoding CRISPR-associated endoribonuclease Cas6 translates to MRIHLKIKAPKQGIPVMHQPLLTGTIHKWIGDNNTVHGELALFSYSWLNGGKFKNGMLHFDSECNLFISSYDNELVGQLIKGIQHDSSMFGGLEVKEICLEPEPDFSDKDRFDIASPIFIKRRIESSIQHILYTDPLAGVYLVETLRKKMEKVGLVDDTLKIAFDLSYPKAGTKLVHYNGVENKASWCPIIIEGKPDTKGFAWNVGLGNSTGIGLGAIK, encoded by the coding sequence ATGCGAATACATTTAAAGATTAAGGCACCAAAGCAAGGTATACCCGTTATGCACCAGCCGTTGCTTACGGGAACAATTCACAAGTGGATAGGTGATAACAACACTGTGCATGGAGAATTAGCTCTGTTTTCATATTCATGGTTGAATGGAGGTAAGTTTAAGAATGGAATGCTGCACTTTGATAGCGAATGCAACCTTTTTATAAGCAGCTACGATAATGAGTTAGTAGGACAGCTGATAAAAGGGATACAGCACGATTCGTCAATGTTTGGTGGATTAGAGGTGAAAGAGATTTGCCTTGAGCCTGAGCCTGATTTCTCTGATAAAGATCGTTTCGATATAGCGAGCCCAATCTTTATTAAGCGACGGATTGAATCCTCAATTCAGCATATTCTCTATACCGATCCACTGGCGGGAGTATATCTGGTTGAAACACTGCGAAAAAAGATGGAAAAGGTAGGGCTAGTAGATGATACGCTTAAAATAGCGTTTGACTTAAGTTACCCTAAGGCAGGAACCAAATTAGTACATTACAATGGTGTTGAAAACAAGGCCAGCTGGTGCCCCATAATAATTGAAGGAAAACCAGACACAAAGGGCTTTGCTTGGAACGTAGGGCTAGGAAATTCAACAGGCATTGGATTAGGGGCAATAAAGTAA
- a CDS encoding DNA-binding domain-containing protein, whose protein sequence is MPLRYALFENHLTSESDDFMAVVQFYESKTQDDVINLMISRGSTVTRAEALSVMEEYGLATEQLLKEGYGINTPLFNLSPSIQGVFNGSDDSFDRSRHTVRVNITPGLRIKGVVGSISVEKVKGATPKPDPEYLDDKGSGTRNDILTPGNIAVLKGSRLKYDEADPKQGIFFIASNGTETRVTTVSRNKPAEIDFLIPTLPQGEYSVEVRVLFKNTKELRIGWINSNLTVK, encoded by the coding sequence ATGCCATTACGCTATGCATTATTTGAAAACCACCTAACGTCCGAGTCAGACGACTTTATGGCTGTGGTGCAATTCTACGAGTCAAAGACTCAGGACGATGTGATTAACCTGATGATAAGCCGTGGTTCAACCGTAACAAGGGCTGAGGCTTTATCGGTTATGGAGGAGTATGGCCTAGCCACCGAGCAGCTGCTCAAGGAGGGCTACGGCATTAATACTCCACTCTTCAACCTAAGCCCATCTATTCAGGGTGTATTTAACGGTAGCGATGATAGCTTCGACCGCAGTCGGCATACCGTTAGAGTGAATATTACTCCTGGCCTACGAATTAAGGGTGTTGTGGGTAGCATATCGGTTGAGAAGGTAAAGGGTGCCACTCCTAAACCCGATCCCGAATATCTTGATGATAAGGGCTCGGGTACACGCAATGATATCCTTACTCCAGGAAACATTGCTGTGTTGAAGGGTTCGCGCCTTAAATACGACGAGGCCGATCCAAAACAGGGTATCTTCTTTATTGCCAGTAACGGAACCGAAACCAGAGTGACCACTGTTTCGCGCAACAAGCCGGCTGAAATCGATTTCCTTATTCCTACGCTTCCCCAAGGGGAGTATAGCGTTGAGGTGCGGGTGTTATTTAAGAACACTAAAGAGTTGAGAATTGGCTGGATTAACAGTAACCTAACTGTTAAATAA